The DNA sequence GCAGTCTCAAAAAAAATCTCATCATTGTCTTGAATGACAATGAGAAATCCATCTCTGATAATGTTGGAGCTTTGCATCATTACCTGGGGAAGATACGCCAGGTAGAAACTTCTCCCAGCTATCGCCAGTTACGTGAAATGGCAAAAGGATCAATCGAAAAACTTCCGGTGGTCGGGGACAAAGCGCGCGAGGCGGCGGGTCGTGCCGAAATGAGCTTCAAGAATTTTGTGATGCACAGCAAGGCAGGGCTTATCTTTGAAGAATTGGGCATCAAATTCTTTGGACCTTTCGATGGGCATAATATTCCGTTGATGCTCGACGTTTTTGAGAATATCAAGCATATCGAAGGCCCCGTCATCGTGCAGGTGGTCACGAAAAAGGGCAAGGGTTGGGAGTTCGCGGAAAAGGACTCGACCAAATGGCATGGCCCTGGCGCTTTCGATTATGAAACCGGCGTTATCAAGAAAAACCCTTCCGACCCACCGACCTATACGGATGTCTTTGCGAATACATTGGTGGAACTGGCCGAGAAGGATAAGTCGATTGTCGGCATCACGGCGGCAATGGCGGAAGGTACCGGCCTGAAAAAGATGCACCAGCGCTTTCCAGAGCGCTACTTTGATGTCGGCATCGCGGAACAGCACGCCGTCACCTTCGCTGGCGGCCTTGCTGTGGGTGGTCTGCGTCCCGTCGTTGCCATCTATTCCACTTTCTTGCAGCGCGCTTATGACCAGGTGATACACGACATCTGTATGCAAGACCTGCACGTCGTCTTTGCCATGGATCGTGCCGGTGTAGTGGGCGAGGATGGCCCAACCCAGCACGGCGTATTCGATATTGCTTTCCTACGCCCCATTCCCAATATGAAGCTCATGGCGCCCAAGGATGAGAATGAACTGCGCCATATGCTTTATACTGCTGTGTATATGGATGGTCCCGTTGCTTTGCGCTATGCCAGGGGGAAGGCGGTTGGTGTGCCCCTGGATGCCGAATTGCGTAAACTGGAGGTCGGTAAGGCAGAACTGCTGAGTCCGGCTACTATTGAAGATGCGGAGCGGCAAGATTGCACCATTCTGGCCTATGGCACAACTGTTGCGCAGGCGGAACTGGCGGCCAAAGAACTGGCGGAAGAAGGCATTCATGTGACCGTAGTAAATGCGCGTTGGGCCAAGCCCCTTGACGAGGAAATGATCCTGCGGCTGGCCAGGGGAACACGGCGTATGGTGACCATCGAAGATCATGTCGTCGCGGGTGGTTTCGGCAGCGCGGTACTCGAATTGCTAGAGGCCCGCGGTCTATTGCCTCACGTCGATATACGGCTGATTGGTTTCCCCGATAGGCTGGTTGAACATGGAGCGCCCTCTATCCTGAAGGAACTCTATGGGCTGACATCCTCGCATGTCAAGGATGTTGTGCGGGAGCTTGTGCATTCCGAGTCTAAGGGATACGAACTGGCTCGTTAATAGGTGTGCGATAATCCATCTGGCCAGCGTATCGTG is a window from the Ktedonobacteraceae bacterium genome containing:
- the dxs gene encoding 1-deoxy-D-xylulose-5-phosphate synthase, giving the protein MARILDTINGPEQLRALTTAQMQQLAEEIRREIIEKVSVKGGHLAPNLGVVELTMALHYVFDTPNDLLVWDIGHQAYVHKLLTGRRDRFHTIRQFGGLSGYLRRDESPYDVFGASHASTSISAALGLAVARDLQGQNFKVVAVIGDGALTGGMALEAINNAGSLKKNLIIVLNDNEKSISDNVGALHHYLGKIRQVETSPSYRQLREMAKGSIEKLPVVGDKAREAAGRAEMSFKNFVMHSKAGLIFEELGIKFFGPFDGHNIPLMLDVFENIKHIEGPVIVQVVTKKGKGWEFAEKDSTKWHGPGAFDYETGVIKKNPSDPPTYTDVFANTLVELAEKDKSIVGITAAMAEGTGLKKMHQRFPERYFDVGIAEQHAVTFAGGLAVGGLRPVVAIYSTFLQRAYDQVIHDICMQDLHVVFAMDRAGVVGEDGPTQHGVFDIAFLRPIPNMKLMAPKDENELRHMLYTAVYMDGPVALRYARGKAVGVPLDAELRKLEVGKAELLSPATIEDAERQDCTILAYGTTVAQAELAAKELAEEGIHVTVVNARWAKPLDEEMILRLARGTRRMVTIEDHVVAGGFGSAVLELLEARGLLPHVDIRLIGFPDRLVEHGAPSILKELYGLTSSHVKDVVRELVHSESKGYELAR